CAGCAATTTGAACCTCATTCTCCTTTTGAGAGAGAATATTAGTGTTTTTAAACCAAGTTTCGAAATTAGCCGGAGAAATATGAAATTGAATTTGGGCAAGGACAGCTTGCCAGAGTTCTTCTTGTTGCATAGCTTTTATTTTTTATCTTTCTTTGATTATAGCATTAAAAGAAAAGAAGATGTCAAATAGAATTAAAACCAAACCGCAAGACCAAATTTTGTTAATAAAATGGGGGAAATCTGTGGATTCTTAAATGAAAATGAACCGGCGATTCCGATTGACTAAAACAAAAATTTTTGATATCTTAGTCTATAAAGTCTAAAATGAATTTTTCAAAATGTCAATTACTTATCAACCCAAAAAAAGAAAAAGAAAAAAATCCCATGGTTTCAGAAAAAGGAAGAGAACAAAAGGCGGAAGGACAACATTGACCAGGAGGAGAAGAAAAAAAAGACAGCGACTAACCGTTTAAATTGACATACCGTCACATTATTGCATTATTCAATTAGTTTTATTGAGCAAAGAAATTTCGTTATTTTTAGTGCAACAGTTTACCAATTTAACAGTTTAACAATTTATTTTGTTGCCCAGAGAAAATCGACTTAACCAAAAAAAAGACTTCCAGAGAGTTTTTCAAAAAGGAAAGGGTCTTAGAGAAAATTTATTAACATTCAAATGGGCTCCAAATAATTTAAAAGTAAGTCGTTTCGGTTTCATTGTCAGTAAAAAAATTTCCAAAAAAGCCATTGTAAGAAATCAAATTAAAAGAAGGTTAAGAGAAAAAGTGAGAATAGAACTTCCTCGTCTTAAGAAAGGCATAGATGGAGTAATCATTGTCCGGCCCGGAGTAGCAAAAGAAAAAAATCAGGAAATTTCCAAAAATTTAAACAAAATTTTTCTTAGAGCAAAATTAATTAGAAAAAATGGAAGCAGCAATTTCTAAAGCTATAAAATTTTATCAGAACTTTATCTCTCCAGGACTGGGTTTGCATTGTCGTTTTTGGCCCAGCTGCTCAGAATACACCAATCAGGCGATAAAAAAGTACGGCCTTAAAAAAGGCTCTCTTCTTTTTTTTAAAAGAATATTAAAGTGTCATCCCTGGCATCCGGGCGGCATAGACCTACCTTAAAAAAATATGGATTTTATAATTACTTTTTTCAATACATTTTTATATAGACCGTTATTTAATCTTTTGGTTTTGCTTTATCAATATTTGCCCGGACACGATTTCGGAATAGCGGTTATCGCTTTAACCGTTTTAGTAAGAGTCGTTTTTTATCCTTTGAACCTCAAGGCCATTAAATCACAGAAACTTCTTCAAGAGTTACAGCCCAAAATTCAAGAAATTCAAAGAAAATTTAAAAACGATAAGGAAAAACTAACCAAAGCCACTATTGAGCTTTATCAAAAAGGTAAGGTCAATCCTTTGTCTGGATGTTTGCCGATTTTAATCCAATTCCCAATTTTAATTGCTCTTTTCTGGGTATTTCAAAAAGGACTTCGAG
The genomic region above belongs to Candidatus Nealsonbacteria bacterium and contains:
- a CDS encoding 50S ribosomal protein L34; amino-acid sequence: MSITYQPKKRKRKKSHGFRKRKRTKGGRTTLTRRRRKKRQRLTV
- the rnpA gene encoding ribonuclease P protein component, with the protein product MLLPRENRLNQKKDFQRVFQKGKGLRENLLTFKWAPNNLKVSRFGFIVSKKISKKAIVRNQIKRRLREKVRIELPRLKKGIDGVIIVRPGVAKEKNQEISKNLNKIFLRAKLIRKNGSSNF
- the yidD gene encoding membrane protein insertion efficiency factor YidD, encoding MEAAISKAIKFYQNFISPGLGLHCRFWPSCSEYTNQAIKKYGLKKGSLLFFKRILKCHPWHPGGIDLP
- a CDS encoding membrane protein insertase YidC, with protein sequence MDFIITFFNTFLYRPLFNLLVLLYQYLPGHDFGIAVIALTVLVRVVFYPLNLKAIKSQKLLQELQPKIQEIQRKFKNDKEKLTKATIELYQKGKVNPLSGCLPILIQFPILIALFWVFQKGLRVEEMVNLYSFVPNPGQIVPTFLGILNLAQPSAVLAVLCGFAQFVQTKMLTPKTQTKKGKADFSTMMQKQMLYFFPIFTVFILWNLPSAIALYWLVTSLFSIFQQYLIFRPNTKTSLNAEQKT